Part of the Candidatus Neomarinimicrobiota bacterium genome is shown below.
GCCGGTTGCTGGTGCTGTTTACCTCCTATGCCCAGCTGCAGGCGGTCCACACGGCTCTTTACGCACGGCTCTTTCGAACGGAACGACGGCTTATTGCTCAATTCGGTGGCAGCAGTCGACGCAGTCTGCTGGACGCCTTCCGGGAGCACCGCCGGGCCATCTTGCTGGGCACCACCAGCTTTTGGGAAGGGGTCGACCTGCCCGGTGAACTCCTGGAGATGCTTATTATCGCCCGACTGCCCTTTGCCAATCCCACCGATCCGGTGGTGGAGGCGCGCATCGAAAGCCTCCAGGAGCAAGGGCGCAATCCGTTCCAGGATTTTCAGGTTCCTGAGGCTATTACGCGATTCAGACAAGGCTTTGGCCGCTTGATTCGTTCGTCCACGGATGAGGGGGTCTTCATCGTGACCGATTCCAGAGTCTACCGGCGGCAATACGGCCAGCAGTTCCTGGATGCCCTCCCCGTGGAGGCGATTCCGTTCAGCCATGCCGACAGTATCGTCCCGCTGGTAGGCAAGCAAATATTTAGGGAAGCAAGGGTTTAGACGCCCGCCAACGCGCGCGAGTGGACACAGGACCTTGAGCGAATTTGTTGTTGAACCAAGGGAGTACACCCTGGATGACTTCAGGGATTACTTGAACCACAATCCCCCCGTGGTGCTCAGCGGCAAGGCCCGCAGCAGGCTCGAGCGCTCCCACCGCGTGCTCCAGGAACTCTTATCCAGGAATGATGTCACCATTTATGGTGTTAACACCGGGTTCGGCAAGCTCAGCACCGTGCGTATTGCAGCTGAGGATACGGCGACCTTGCAGCGGAACCTGGTCCGCTCCCATGCTGTAGGTGTTGGGCCGCCCTCAGACACAGAGATCGTGCGACTTGCGCTGCTATTGAAAGTGATCGCCCTGTGCCAGGGGTATAGTGGCGTCCGTCCCGAGCTGGTTGACCTGCTGGTGTTATTCCTGAACGGAGATGCCCTGCCTGTGGTTCCATCCCAGGGCTCGGTGGGCGCCAGCGGAGACCTCGCCCCGTTTGCCCATGTGGCCCTGGCCCTGATGGGGGAGGGTGAGATGGTCAGGGCGGGTGCGATAGCACCGGCCCGGGAGGTCTTGGGTGCCCTGGGCCTGGAGCCGCTCGTGTTGCAGGCCAAGGAGGGGCTGGCATTGCTTAACGGCACCCAGTATTCCACCGCACTGGGTATCGTGTCCGCGGTCAAGCTACACAATCTTGTGAGAGCGGCTGACGTCATCGGCGCCCTTTCGGTGGACGGGCTGATGGGATCGCCAGGTCCCTTCCGGAAAGAGGTCCATGCCTTGAAGAAGCACGCGGGACAGCAGGCCTCAGCTGCAAACCTGTACAATCTCATGGAAGGGAGTACCATCCGCGAAAGCCACCGGCTGGGAGATTCCCGGGTGCAGGATATGTACAGCATGCGCTGCATGCCACAGGTCCATGGCGCCTGCCGCGATTCGCTGGCGTTTGCCGCCCAGCAGCTGTTGCAGGAGGCCAACAGTGTCAGCGATAATCCGCTGGTATTTGTCGACAGCGGCCAGGTGCTTTCGGCGGGACACTTTCATGGTGAGGCTACGGCACTGGCCTGTGATCTGGCTGCCATTGCGGCTGCGGAGCTGGGCAGCATAAGTGAACGGCGCATCTTCGCCCTCCTGGCCGGCAATGGCGGGCTGCCCGCTTTTCTTGTGCCCCAACCCGGTCTAAATTCCGGCTTCATGATGCTCCAGGTAACGGCAGCTGCCCTGGTCTCCGAGAATAA
Proteins encoded:
- the hutH gene encoding histidine ammonia-lyase, which codes for MSEFVVEPREYTLDDFRDYLNHNPPVVLSGKARSRLERSHRVLQELLSRNDVTIYGVNTGFGKLSTVRIAAEDTATLQRNLVRSHAVGVGPPSDTEIVRLALLLKVIALCQGYSGVRPELVDLLVLFLNGDALPVVPSQGSVGASGDLAPFAHVALALMGEGEMVRAGAIAPAREVLGALGLEPLVLQAKEGLALLNGTQYSTALGIVSAVKLHNLVRAADVIGALSVDGLMGSPGPFRKEVHALKKHAGQQASAANLYNLMEGSTIRESHRLGDSRVQDMYSMRCMPQVHGACRDSLAFAAQQLLQEANSVSDNPLVFVDSGQVLSAGHFHGEATALACDLAAIAAAELGSISERRIFALLAGNGGLPAFLVPQPGLNSGFMMLQVTAAALVSENKTLAHPASVDSIPMSDDQEDHVPMSAWAGQKLLLIVANLEHILSFEYLAAVQAIDFHEGLEAGRGAMAAYRLLRDQSSFVEEDRLLAPDMAAARNLIASGAVVAAAHAAVPLQ